The Mytilus edulis chromosome 12, xbMytEdul2.2, whole genome shotgun sequence genome contains a region encoding:
- the LOC139497456 gene encoding uncharacterized protein gives MIYNAFNGNTQISSGSLAEGIDLPGSDVDIMYVLNEADVIRNVRDTKHVKTKVQDIYLIQHSVFVMETDRNHPGFTRLKLIAAGDGKTHNISPESFESTSHGLYLSVDEFLNGLRKQNPHYHLVTHGPCLSFTHQIEDVAFCLRSKYLPYSAISWTMRYRRQWPSNFVIDKIKQYGCLLVPIGPKHMSDSNILWRVSFSVAEKQLVHSFNFTQLLCYALLKITLKRIVNTNSNVKDLLCSYFMKTALFWVSEEVDIDTFQIPKLFTCFFLCLDKLTSWVKNCYCPNYFIPEHNMFLEKITQDNNKMLLRVLNTIQVGGIDRLTRNLFPPSSVLISTKKESSFMKLDFLYYRIYGIKTVNDFRECYKVMALTTSLIKSESTSFIIDVCKQEHAIYGQLAVQLLPTPTMIHKMYKLYHKHLQDCSKTDAVSGWLLYASFYYGTGQFSVTLKLIDYVLSRSSPNMVPILNTYSEELIDRYRQNVHSKMTLVEKMKIAIVRDVRYLQHSSLIPAELQLEVKDSPISISPIVMSHCLRFLCYHHLNKVRNKQQALCDLNASVKEECAKGSTRSSDLLTVLGVCVELSGDKNLAYECFQKALRCNYMICSSARIRMSKLFDI, from the coding sequence ATGATTTATAATGCATTTAATGGTAACACACAAATATCGAGTGGAAGTTTGGCAGAAGGAATAGATTTGCCAGGAAGTGACGTAGATATAATGTATGTTCTCAATGAAGCAGACGTCATCCGGAATGTAAGAGATACTAAACATGTCAAAACAAAAGTGCAGGATATATACCTTATTCAACATTCCGTATTCGTTATGGAGACAGATAGGAATCATCCTGGATTTACAAGACTGAAATTAATAGCTGCAGGGGATGGAAAAACTCACAATATATCACCTGAAAGCTTTGAAAGTACATCACACGGTTTATATTTATCAGTTGATGAATTCCTAAATGGTCTCAGGAAACAAAATCCACATTATCACCTTGTAACACACGGTCCTTGTCTGTCATTTACACATCAAATTGAGGATGTTGCATTTTGCCTACGGAGTAAATATTTACCTTACAGTGCAATTTCATGGACAATGCGTTATCGAAGGCAATGGCCCTCCAATTTTGTGattgacaaaattaaacaatACGGATGTTTGCTAGTACCTATAGGACCTAAACATATGTCAGATTCTAATATATTATGGAGAGTGTCTTTTTCTGTGGCAGAAAAACAACTTGTACATTCGTTTAATTTTACACAATTACTATGTTACGCTCTTCTCAAAATAACCTTAAAGCGTATCGTTAACACAAATTCTAATGTCAAAGATTTATTGTGTTCTTACTTTATGAAGACGGCTTTATTCTGGGTCTCTGAGGAAGTGGATATTGACACATTTCAAATACCTAAATTGTTTACCTGTTTTTTCCTCTGCTTAGACAAATTAACATCATGGGTTAAAAACTGTTACTGTCCAAATTATTTTATACCTGAACACAACATGTTCCTAGAAAAGATCACCCAAGATAACAATAAAATGCTACTACGTGTGCTAAACACCATACAAGTTGGCGGAATCGATAGATTGACGAGGAATTTATTTCCGCCTAGCTCTGTTTTAATAAGTACAAAGAAAGAATCTTCGTTCATGAAGCTTGACTTCTTATACTACAGGATTTATGGAATTAAGACGGTGAATGACTTTAGAGAGTGCTATAAAGTAATGGCACTAACTACATCTTTAATTAAGTCAGAATCGACCTCGTTTATTATTGATGTATGTAAACAGGAACACGCTATTTACGGTCAATTAGCAGTGCAACTTCTACCAACACCAACCATGATACATAAAATGTACAAACTTTATCATAAACATTTACAAGACTGTAGCAAGACAGATGCTGTATCGGGTTGGTTGTTATATGCTTCCTTTTATTATGGCACAGGACAGTTCAGTGTAACACTCAAACTGATCGATTATGTTCTATCAAGATCTTCACCAAATATGGTGCCTATATTAAATACCTATAGTGAAGAACTTATAGACCGTTACAGGCAAAATGTACATTCCAAAATGACATTGGTTGAAAAAATGAAGATAGCGATTGTAAGAGATGTTAGGTACTTGCAACACTCATCGTTGATTCCAGCAGAACTACAGCTTGAGGTGAAAGATAGTCCAATTAGTATATCGCCCATTGTAATGTCTCACTGTCTTAGATTTCTATGCTATCATCATCTTAATAAGGTTCGCAATAAACAACAGGCTTTATGTGATTTAAACGCATCAGTAAAAGAAGAATGTGCCAAAGGCTCCACCAGATCATCTGATTTATTAACAGTACTTGGAGTATGTGTGGAATTGTCAGGAGATAAAAACTTAGCCTATGAGTGTTTTCAAAAGGCTTTACGATGTAATTATATGATATGTTCTTCAGCAAGAATTCGCATGTCAAAACTTTTCGACATATAA